One genomic window of Candidatus Nanohalobium constans includes the following:
- a CDS encoding ATP-dependent helicase, with protein MPEIKFAEEDQASKTLPDDFEPYVKDWFNEQFPSLSPPQKYSFDLIHNQENSLICAPTGSGKTLSAFLSTINELYRKGREDELEDQVYVLYVSPLRALNNDIQRNLKEPLEGIKQKAEEGDYDVPEVRSAVRTGDTTDAEKANMRENPPHILITTPESLGIILNSPKFGEALKNVEYVITDEIHSLAENKRGVHLNLGIERLEEMANTNPTRIGLSATQAPIKEIAKSLVGYDVDEEITMEEGEYEDIEAAEEKDSEDFETRGCTIVDVAASKEIDLETVSPVRDLIHTPADEVQEAMYDQIHNYVQEHESTIIFTNTRSATERIVNNLKNRFPDFYDENIGAHHSSMSRGVRLEVEEKLKKGEMRVGVTSTSLELGVDIGAVDLVLQLGSPKGVAKGIQRIGRSGHQIGEKAKGKMIVTDRDDAMECSVLTKCAKEDELDRIQMPTNCLDVLAQHMVGMACNKRWNIEHAFNTIRKSYNYRNLSREDFDAVMKYLGGEYEELEDQNVYRKIWIDHEDSRFGRSGKMTRVIYMTNIGTIPDETGYDVKTRQGGNYVGQLDEEFLDRLTKGDIFTLGGKTYQFSYAKGMKVFVDPKPNASPTVPSWYSERLPLSYDLGTRIGEFRSQVKKQLEMGAEDDDIIQWIMHNYYLDEKTAEAIYGYIAEQYRFSGEVSTHEDIKVEKYIDDDNRQNLIFQTIYGRRVHDALARIMAHLLQQKYGSNIGMVIDDNGFILITPRRPVDLDRLMEQVMNCDPEKELKEAVKKTELMKRRFRHVAGRSLMILRNYQGNSKTVGQQQMKGHFLLSAIRNKYDESFPMVKETYREIMEDAMDVNHAEDVIEGLRDGSISYEMGETDIPSPFSHNLLLQGSTDVIKMEDKKERLQQMHQQVLDRIEESN; from the coding sequence ATGCCAGAGATAAAATTCGCAGAAGAAGATCAAGCCTCAAAAACGCTGCCGGACGACTTCGAACCCTATGTCAAAGACTGGTTCAACGAACAGTTCCCCTCACTCAGCCCGCCACAAAAATACTCATTCGATCTCATACACAATCAAGAGAACTCTCTGATATGTGCTCCAACAGGGTCAGGAAAAACCCTCTCCGCATTTCTCTCAACAATTAACGAACTATACAGAAAAGGACGGGAAGACGAACTGGAAGACCAAGTATATGTCCTCTATGTTTCGCCGCTCAGAGCTCTAAACAACGATATTCAGAGAAACCTGAAGGAACCGCTGGAAGGAATAAAGCAGAAGGCAGAAGAAGGAGACTACGATGTGCCGGAGGTAAGAAGTGCGGTCAGGACAGGAGATACAACAGATGCAGAAAAAGCCAATATGCGGGAAAACCCGCCACACATATTGATCACCACTCCAGAAAGCCTAGGAATAATACTAAACTCTCCAAAGTTTGGAGAAGCACTGAAAAATGTAGAATATGTCATAACTGATGAAATCCACAGTTTAGCAGAAAACAAAAGAGGTGTACACCTCAATCTAGGAATAGAAAGACTGGAGGAGATGGCAAACACTAACCCAACTCGTATAGGTCTCTCAGCCACTCAAGCCCCGATCAAAGAAATAGCTAAATCACTTGTAGGCTATGATGTCGATGAAGAAATAACGATGGAGGAGGGAGAGTATGAGGATATAGAAGCTGCTGAAGAGAAGGACAGCGAGGATTTCGAGACTAGAGGCTGCACAATTGTGGATGTGGCTGCTTCCAAGGAAATCGATTTGGAGACTGTTTCACCTGTTCGAGACTTGATTCATACTCCTGCAGATGAAGTTCAGGAGGCGATGTACGATCAAATCCATAATTATGTGCAGGAACACGAGTCCACGATAATATTCACTAATACTAGAAGCGCGACAGAGAGAATAGTTAACAATCTGAAGAACAGGTTCCCGGATTTCTATGATGAGAATATCGGTGCTCACCACTCCTCAATGAGCCGTGGAGTAAGATTGGAAGTTGAAGAGAAGCTGAAGAAGGGAGAGATGCGCGTAGGAGTAACCTCAACTTCCCTTGAACTCGGTGTTGACATTGGAGCAGTAGACTTAGTACTACAACTGGGGTCTCCTAAAGGTGTGGCGAAAGGGATTCAGAGGATAGGAAGGTCTGGACACCAGATTGGGGAAAAGGCTAAAGGAAAGATGATTGTAACGGATAGGGACGACGCGATGGAGTGCTCTGTCCTGACAAAGTGCGCCAAGGAAGATGAACTGGATAGAATTCAGATGCCTACAAACTGTCTGGATGTACTTGCCCAGCATATGGTTGGAATGGCGTGTAACAAGCGTTGGAACATCGAGCACGCGTTCAATACTATCAGAAAGAGCTATAATTACAGGAATCTTTCTCGTGAAGATTTCGACGCTGTGATGAAGTACCTCGGTGGAGAATACGAAGAGTTAGAGGATCAGAATGTGTACAGAAAGATTTGGATCGATCATGAGGATTCACGATTCGGTCGTAGTGGAAAGATGACACGAGTCATCTACATGACAAACATCGGCACCATACCTGATGAAACAGGTTACGATGTGAAGACTCGGCAGGGAGGAAACTATGTCGGTCAGTTAGACGAAGAATTCCTTGACAGACTCACAAAGGGAGATATATTCACGCTTGGAGGTAAAACCTACCAGTTCAGCTACGCCAAGGGAATGAAAGTGTTTGTTGATCCTAAACCTAATGCTTCTCCGACTGTTCCTTCCTGGTACTCTGAGAGACTTCCTCTTTCCTATGATCTTGGTACCAGGATCGGCGAGTTCCGTTCTCAGGTTAAGAAACAGTTGGAGATGGGTGCTGAAGACGATGATATTATCCAGTGGATTATGCATAATTATTACTTGGATGAGAAAACAGCTGAAGCCATCTACGGCTATATTGCTGAGCAGTACCGTTTCTCCGGTGAGGTATCAACTCATGAAGATATCAAGGTTGAGAAGTATATCGATGATGACAATAGACAGAATCTGATTTTCCAGACGATTTACGGCAGAAGAGTCCACGACGCATTGGCCCGTATCATGGCTCATCTACTGCAGCAGAAGTACGGGTCAAACATTGGGATGGTTATCGATGATAATGGTTTTATCTTGATTACTCCTCGTCGTCCTGTTGACCTAGATCGTTTGATGGAGCAGGTTATGAACTGTGATCCTGAGAAGGAGTTGAAGGAGGCTGTAAAGAAGACTGAACTTATGAAGAGAAGGTTTAGACATGTAGCTGGTAGAAGCCTTATGATTCTGAGAAACTATCAGGGTAACTCCAAGACGGTTGGGCAACAGCAGATGAAGGGTCACTTCCTGTTATCTGCTATTAGGAATAAGTATGATGAGAGTTTTCCGATGGTTAAGGAGACTTATCGTGAGATTATGGAGGATGCTATGGATGTCAATCATGCCGAGGATGTGATAGAAGGGTTGAGGGATGGAAGTATTTCTTATGAAATGGGTGAGACTGATATTCCTTCCCCCTTCAGCCATAATCTGCTACTTCAAGGTTCGACGGATGTAATCAAGATGGAGGATAAGAAGGAGAGGCTGCAGCAGATGCATCAACAAGTTTTGGATAGAATAGAGGAATCAAACTAA
- a CDS encoding vWA domain-containing protein, which yields MIPEILQQNFLHPVGLAALLGLIPLIIFYLVRPKPEREVMPSMTFFSEEKQKGRIRNALQKLKRNKLLILHILFVVLAAVAIANPLIQGLETDGESVIILDTSASMNDNTQEAKDFAFKHLGSQNTVIAAGSEPRVLVRDASPEAARKAIRSQGNTASSTDLISAVQIASNYNGKMVLASDMAHTETGSLESSLSDISESKAVKTMDLDHENSHGFTDLSFKNGKAHITVQNFLNRDRTVEIRREDSQQVKQVDLPALSTQTVELDLEPGRHELILPSDELAIDNKLYVSIPDREGIRVKRLGEESRYFREAMNLINQTEYSAGDSFDGAQIYFVEDGFELGQQRLKNLENQLDQGSAVILEERSELPGFAPVVNSSRSSTRQVQLQTSSITSGFTSAVTGYDIEGRSLSQPEEALVMSKDGKVLLYNVEDEVFGQQITYPIFWKNTLLNMSDRSTAPELNIKTESQVNFGTPVSHQGQEKPKRHKVQETGYYNGQKTFAANLLNPTESQPQINQIAERPGIDSNPGTDPAGKYLGSLLAVIATLELLYLSKGGAI from the coding sequence ATGATTCCGGAGATTCTTCAGCAAAACTTTCTGCATCCTGTAGGCTTAGCTGCCTTGCTAGGTTTGATTCCTTTAATCATTTTCTACCTGGTTAGACCGAAACCAGAGAGGGAGGTAATGCCTTCAATGACATTCTTCTCCGAGGAAAAGCAGAAAGGTCGCATAAGAAACGCTCTGCAGAAGCTTAAGAGAAACAAACTTCTAATACTGCACATACTTTTCGTCGTTCTGGCTGCTGTAGCTATCGCCAATCCTTTAATTCAAGGTCTTGAAACAGATGGAGAATCAGTTATAATCCTTGATACTTCAGCAAGCATGAACGACAACACTCAAGAGGCTAAAGACTTCGCCTTCAAACACCTTGGCAGTCAAAATACTGTGATTGCAGCAGGATCAGAACCTAGAGTATTGGTTAGAGACGCTTCTCCTGAAGCAGCAAGAAAAGCTATCAGAAGCCAAGGGAATACGGCATCTTCAACAGATCTAATATCTGCAGTGCAGATAGCATCAAATTATAATGGAAAAATGGTTTTAGCTTCCGACATGGCGCATACAGAAACTGGGAGCCTGGAGAGCAGTTTAAGCGATATATCTGAATCTAAAGCGGTTAAAACCATGGATCTAGATCATGAAAACTCTCACGGATTTACCGATCTCAGCTTTAAGAATGGAAAGGCACATATTACTGTTCAAAACTTTCTGAACAGGGATAGAACTGTTGAAATAAGAAGAGAAGACAGTCAACAGGTTAAGCAGGTTGATCTTCCGGCTCTTTCAACGCAGACAGTAGAGCTTGATTTAGAACCGGGGCGGCACGAGCTTATACTGCCTTCGGATGAGCTTGCGATAGACAACAAACTGTATGTCTCAATCCCTGATAGAGAGGGCATCCGCGTAAAAAGATTGGGCGAAGAAAGCAGGTACTTCCGAGAGGCTATGAACCTAATTAACCAAACGGAGTACTCTGCTGGAGATTCGTTTGACGGCGCCCAAATCTACTTTGTAGAAGATGGGTTTGAACTGGGTCAGCAACGCCTGAAAAATCTGGAAAACCAGCTTGACCAAGGTTCAGCAGTTATCTTAGAGGAAAGATCTGAACTACCTGGTTTTGCCCCGGTAGTTAACAGTTCAAGAAGTTCTACTCGGCAGGTCCAACTCCAAACCTCATCAATAACCAGCGGATTCACCTCTGCTGTAACCGGCTACGACATTGAAGGGAGGTCGCTCTCACAACCTGAAGAAGCATTGGTAATGTCTAAAGATGGAAAGGTGTTGCTCTACAATGTCGAGGACGAAGTCTTTGGTCAACAGATCACCTACCCTATCTTCTGGAAGAACACTTTACTGAACATGTCAGATAGAAGCACCGCTCCAGAACTGAACATCAAGACAGAAAGCCAAGTAAACTTTGGAACACCTGTCTCGCACCAGGGGCAGGAAAAACCAAAGCGACACAAGGTACAGGAAACAGGATACTACAACGGTCAGAAAACATTCGCAGCCAACCTACTTAACCCAACAGAATCACAACCTCAAATAAACCAGATCGCAGAGAGACCAGGTATCGACTCAAACCCTGGCACAGACCCTGCAGGAAAATACCTTGGCTCACTTCTAGCAGTAATCGCAACACTTGAACTACTCTACCTATCAAAAGGAGGTGCAATATAA